In the genome of Desulfurellaceae bacterium, one region contains:
- a CDS encoding fused MFS/spermidine synthase produces MRWIRKTRSTRPTPPTLSAWQEQNLAAISRRLAAGRAARPGIVHEQVSAYNHIVVRRTTQQLLLCYRHPDSQIEETESRLDPDDPLVLPSAYTQAMLLALIWQPQPRRILLIGLGGGRLQMVLHHYLERVTLHTVELDPLVVALAERFFGIVQDERQRIIVQDGRDYLRRAAGRLSYDLILLDAYRVEGVPRHLSTHEFYTECRACLAPGGVLATNLHSGIPGYAAARATFETAWPHTAVFPVFGGNVVAVGGELAALAAPAFSARLSLVEQHFLGHLSLSRLASGRDSRASAGKTGRILHDTDQP; encoded by the coding sequence ATGAGATGGATACGAAAGACACGCTCGACACGCCCCACACCACCGACCCTCTCCGCCTGGCAAGAGCAAAACCTGGCCGCCATCAGCCGCCGTCTGGCCGCTGGCCGCGCCGCCCGTCCCGGCATCGTGCATGAGCAGGTCTCGGCCTATAACCACATCGTCGTGCGTCGCACGACACAGCAGCTCCTGCTGTGCTACCGCCATCCCGACAGCCAGATCGAAGAAACCGAATCACGGCTTGACCCCGATGACCCCCTCGTCCTGCCCTCGGCCTATACCCAGGCCATGCTCCTGGCCCTGATCTGGCAGCCCCAGCCCCGGCGTATTCTGCTCATCGGGCTGGGCGGGGGACGCCTGCAAATGGTCCTCCACCACTACCTGGAGCGGGTGACGCTGCATACCGTCGAGCTTGACCCGCTTGTTGTTGCGCTGGCGGAACGCTTCTTTGGCATTGTCCAGGACGAACGCCAGCGGATCATCGTCCAGGACGGCCGGGACTATCTGCGTCGGGCTGCCGGCCGGCTGTCTTACGACCTGATCCTGCTCGACGCCTACCGCGTCGAGGGGGTGCCGCGCCACCTGAGTACCCACGAGTTTTATACCGAATGTCGCGCCTGTCTGGCTCCGGGCGGCGTGCTGGCCACCAACCTGCACTCGGGCATTCCCGGCTATGCGGCCGCCCGCGCGACCTTTGAGACGGCCTGGCCGCACACGGCCGTGTTTCCCGTATTCGGGGGCAATGTGGTGGCCGTCGGCGGTGAGCTGGCCGCACTCGCCGCACCCGCCTTCTCGGCCCGCCTGAGCCTGGTCGAGCAACACTTCCTGGGCCACCTGTCTCTCAGCCGGCTGGCCAGCGGACGCGACAGCCGGGCAAGCGCCGGCAAAACTGGCCGGATTTTACACGACACGGACCAGCCTTGA
- a CDS encoding biopolymer transporter ExbD has protein sequence MQFSKHPQPSPNLDSVALTDIIMNMFIFFFITFSFLATFNQTREGRVDVSLPKASSAASQVERTRLTVSLDKGGGLFLNEQETSLEQLQNVFQAEREKGSEVTLVVRADQEVQHGRVVGVMDLARTEGLHRLAIATVK, from the coding sequence ATGCAGTTTAGCAAGCACCCACAGCCCAGCCCGAACCTCGACTCGGTGGCGCTGACCGACATCATCATGAACATGTTCATCTTCTTCTTCATTACGTTCAGCTTTCTGGCCACGTTTAATCAGACCAGAGAGGGCCGGGTCGATGTCAGCCTGCCCAAGGCGTCGTCAGCCGCCTCTCAGGTGGAACGGACACGCCTCACGGTGAGTCTGGACAAGGGCGGCGGCCTGTTTCTGAACGAACAGGAGACCAGCCTTGAGCAGCTCCAGAACGTGTTCCAGGCCGAGCGGGAAAAGGGCAGCGAGGTCACCCTGGTGGTCCGCGCTGACCAGGAAGTCCAGCACGGCCGGGTGGTCGGCGTGATGGATCTGGCCCGGACCGAGGGTCTGCACCGCCTGGCCATCGCCACCGTCAAATGA
- a CDS encoding MotA/TolQ/ExbB proton channel family protein, protein MLFIIAVLSVVAFAIVLAKFWSLWRFRTHLSTLNQRIEPQLAEGNISVALGVCREYTSPLSRLFEAAIVYRDRGHSELTRRLERLGGDVVAALESYLGVLAAVIGVAPMLGFLGTIIGLIRAFMSWEMMGDQITINILAGGIYEAMITTAAGLSVTIPYYLIYNHLTARVKRLTRLTEEHTETLIDMLTQAQPREPLSDAV, encoded by the coding sequence GTGCTGTTCATCATCGCCGTCCTGTCCGTCGTTGCTTTTGCCATTGTGCTGGCCAAGTTCTGGTCGCTGTGGCGGTTCCGTACCCACCTCAGCACGCTCAACCAGCGTATCGAACCCCAGCTGGCTGAGGGCAATATCTCGGTCGCCCTGGGCGTCTGCCGTGAATACACCAGCCCGCTCAGCCGGCTGTTTGAGGCTGCCATTGTGTATCGGGACCGCGGCCACAGCGAGCTGACCCGCCGTCTGGAACGTTTAGGTGGGGATGTGGTCGCTGCCCTGGAGTCCTATCTGGGCGTGCTGGCGGCGGTGATTGGGGTGGCCCCGATGCTTGGATTTCTGGGCACCATCATCGGTCTGATCCGCGCCTTCATGAGCTGGGAAATGATGGGCGACCAGATCACGATCAATATCCTGGCCGGTGGTATCTACGAAGCCATGATCACCACCGCCGCCGGTCTGAGTGTCACGATTCCGTACTATCTGATCTATAATCACCTCACCGCCCGGGTCAAACGGCTGACCCGGCTGACCGAAGAGCACACCGAGACCCTGATTGATATGCTCACCCAAGCTCAGCCCCGGGAGCCCCTCAGCGATGCAGTTTAG
- a CDS encoding tetratricopeptide repeat protein, which translates to MMKAEVGTMNRGLTTRSAFRLVCPFRFRIPYAALLIGACCLVSGLAAPGPGHAATISDLAPRAAQAKNRANQLRTGGKAGQLNAIGVIGPLAMEFVAASDLATAVKTKRASVRQVYTDLSAPLQAIYKANTDVMERWMQDIMAVDGDLEALYEEARWRDAQDVAARALYFLNWLKYVGSFVYEGERQAQLLKDAINGFSEFASGPASSIKRETLFGRALSERELGEYDWAINDFEALLKDKATSPSMRAKVTNALAETRRLAKRGKRSGPSPEDLLEQQLAEASGLFERSQQERGTQRRKTRERAIGLVLGVKESENADDTWRAKADTLLAQVLNEDEKLALDPYMPWHNAAAFIRKGQYAKAIPVLRTVLESDDSRARRHKQDARYYLGDALLRTGRLHQAITTLDSYLNGGSSKNAVNAAYLRFKAAEALFAQSQNQTNGRLYVNAARDLIKRDPKNRSKAVHEAHFRLGEYQHGQENYLEAVNSYRRVRGSTEFRFRADFATLQSYFSIYEQWEEEPDKDLGISPDDLKQGIRDGLVAFEQSSAAFEKQNPKGKKRENLRNYRGRVKFMHAVLLSEDTDANATQIADLLHDFEQHYPAHKDAFETVARVRLVTLEKAGRFEELEKNVAAIFATYDTDKRLELLTALDQVLVRDIRTLKKQNDRENLQAAKRTLARLYSDKITRQDFAADESQDKFKYELAQLYLDVRDYGQAAALYTQLQDGPYSLVSLAGLARIAEVNGNKEQALAYWEEMLRDSQAGDPIWFRGSYEVAVLNVSLGNAQAGCRTARGTRTMLNRLGDQQLKKQIQDFVNKNCGV; encoded by the coding sequence GCGCCGCCCAGGCCAAAAACCGGGCCAACCAGTTGAGGACCGGCGGCAAGGCTGGCCAGCTCAACGCCATCGGGGTTATCGGTCCGCTGGCCATGGAGTTTGTGGCCGCCTCGGATCTGGCCACTGCGGTCAAGACCAAGCGCGCGAGCGTGCGGCAGGTTTACACCGACCTGAGCGCGCCCCTGCAAGCCATCTACAAGGCCAACACCGATGTCATGGAACGCTGGATGCAGGACATCATGGCCGTCGACGGCGACCTGGAGGCCCTGTACGAAGAGGCGCGGTGGAGAGACGCCCAGGATGTGGCGGCCCGTGCGCTGTATTTTCTCAACTGGCTCAAGTATGTCGGCTCGTTCGTGTATGAGGGCGAGCGCCAGGCCCAGCTGCTCAAAGACGCGATTAACGGCTTCTCCGAGTTTGCCTCCGGCCCGGCGTCGAGCATCAAACGCGAGACCCTGTTCGGCCGCGCCCTGAGCGAGCGCGAACTGGGCGAGTATGACTGGGCGATCAACGACTTTGAGGCGCTGCTGAAAGACAAGGCGACCAGCCCCAGCATGCGCGCCAAGGTCACCAACGCGCTGGCAGAGACCCGGCGTCTGGCCAAGCGCGGCAAACGCAGCGGCCCCTCACCCGAAGACCTGCTCGAACAACAGCTGGCCGAAGCCAGCGGTCTGTTTGAGCGCAGCCAGCAGGAACGCGGCACGCAGCGCCGCAAGACCCGGGAACGGGCCATCGGCCTGGTGTTGGGGGTCAAAGAGTCAGAAAACGCCGACGATACGTGGAGAGCCAAGGCCGACACCCTGCTGGCCCAGGTCCTGAACGAAGACGAAAAGCTGGCCCTCGACCCCTATATGCCGTGGCACAACGCGGCGGCTTTTATTCGCAAGGGCCAGTACGCCAAGGCCATCCCCGTCCTACGGACGGTGCTGGAGTCGGACGATTCACGCGCCCGGCGCCATAAACAGGACGCCCGCTACTACCTTGGCGACGCGCTGCTCAGAACCGGCAGGCTGCACCAGGCAATCACCACCCTGGACAGCTACCTCAACGGCGGATCGTCCAAAAATGCGGTCAACGCCGCCTACCTGCGTTTCAAGGCTGCCGAGGCCCTGTTCGCCCAGTCGCAGAACCAGACCAACGGCCGCCTGTATGTGAACGCGGCCAGAGACCTGATCAAACGCGATCCCAAGAACCGCTCAAAAGCCGTCCACGAGGCGCATTTTCGACTCGGTGAGTATCAGCACGGCCAGGAAAACTATCTCGAAGCCGTGAACTCGTATCGGCGCGTCCGCGGCAGTACCGAGTTTCGCTTCCGGGCCGATTTTGCCACCCTGCAAAGCTATTTCTCGATCTACGAACAGTGGGAAGAAGAGCCCGATAAAGACCTGGGCATCAGCCCCGACGACCTCAAACAAGGCATCAGAGACGGCCTGGTCGCCTTTGAGCAGAGCAGCGCCGCGTTTGAAAAGCAGAACCCCAAGGGCAAAAAACGCGAGAATCTCAGGAATTATCGCGGTCGGGTCAAGTTCATGCACGCGGTCCTGCTCAGCGAGGACACCGACGCCAACGCCACCCAGATCGCCGACCTGCTGCACGACTTCGAGCAACACTACCCGGCCCATAAAGACGCCTTTGAAACCGTGGCCCGCGTCCGTCTGGTGACGCTGGAGAAGGCCGGCCGCTTTGAGGAGCTGGAAAAGAATGTGGCGGCCATCTTTGCCACCTATGACACCGACAAACGTCTTGAGTTGCTCACAGCGCTCGATCAGGTCCTGGTGCGGGATATTCGGACCCTGAAGAAACAGAACGACAGGGAGAACCTCCAGGCCGCCAAACGCACCCTGGCCCGCCTGTACAGCGACAAGATTACGCGTCAGGACTTTGCCGCAGACGAGTCCCAGGACAAGTTCAAATACGAGCTGGCCCAGCTGTATCTGGATGTCAGAGACTACGGCCAGGCGGCCGCCCTGTACACCCAGCTCCAGGACGGGCCGTATTCGCTGGTCTCATTGGCCGGCTTGGCCCGTATCGCCGAGGTCAACGGGAACAAGGAACAGGCGCTGGCCTACTGGGAGGAGATGCTCCGAGACTCGCAGGCCGGGGACCCGATCTGGTTCCGCGGCTCGTACGAGGTCGCCGTGCTGAACGTTTCGCTGGGCAACGCCCAGGCCGGCTGTCGGACCGCCCGGGGCACCCGCACCATGCTGAACCGGCTGGGAGACCAGCAACTCAAAAAACAGATCCAGGATTTTGTGAACAAGAACTGCGGCGTCTGA